A genome region from Cucurbita pepo subsp. pepo cultivar mu-cu-16 chromosome LG02, ASM280686v2, whole genome shotgun sequence includes the following:
- the LOC111788084 gene encoding kinesin-like protein KIN-4C translates to MENLDGKSADSSQSVRVAVNIRPLITPELMVGCTDCITVVPGEPQVQIGSHVFTYDNVYGSAGSPCYALYDDCVAPLVDALFQGYNATVLAYGQTGSGKTYTMGTNYSGEGSKDGVIPKVMENIFKKVKKMEDSTEFLIRVSFIEIFKEEVFDLLDANACPNTKAEGTKPYAPPRVPIQIRETVNGGITLVGVTEAEVRTTEEMTSHLSCGSLARATGSTNMNSQSSRSHAIFTITMEQKKKPKRGMTHDDSCDDILCAKLHLVDLAGSERAKRTGADGMRFKEGVHINKGLLALGNVISALGDEKKRREGCHVPYRDSKLTRLLQDSLGGNSRTVMIACVSPADSNAEETLNTLKYANRARNIQNKAVINRDPVGAQIQKMRSQIEQLQAELLFYRGDAGLPYEELQILKHKISLLEASNGELLRELQERRVTCDHLSQRAIDAQVEKDKLAMIIESVRNGKSLDEIESNFDKDCELVKSYVSKIQELEGEVLRMQSFNNPKLSRYADLVESDDDRPNSSNILFPCSNEYSSDYDTKAVDISDGIDDHEKELEHSTMQERLDRELKELDKKLEQKEAEMKRFSGADTSVLKQHYEKKVHELEQEKRALQKEIEVLKCNLSSISSTSDDGAQKLKQEYLQKLNFLETQVSELKKKQDAQAQILRQKQKSDEAAKRLLDEIHRIKSHKVQLQHKIKQESEQFRLWKASREKEVLQLKKEGRRNEYEMHKLLALNQRQKMVLQRKTEEAAQATKRLKELLESRKAARETSSGGANGPGIQALMQNIEHELEVTVRVHEVRSEYERQMEERSKMANELTRLKEEEELIRGANLSDCTRTMSPGARNSRIFALENMLATSSSSLVSMASHLSEAEERERVLGGGRGRWHQVRSLVDAKNIMNFLMNLASSSRCLLWDKEFASREKDSEIRELKQKIVNLSGMLKKSEAQKAELIHQNSALKKHSMRSTSDQIDQINSGGHNYNLRKQEQRSSIILLADMDTSDSDYSDRYSDDNDANYNWEKSMKRRHTRKQIIKAKGRSSMDVSDDTNNANNVNFNSDSSGDGVVRVSEATTATTTCCLCSKFSSCKTTKCQCRANGGACGLSCGCIPSKCSNRGSISERDESMQPDLVGDVENATENGETNEDESRDLVSNGARLLQNALAERPSEAPPAEDGGAKRKPLSDIGNTLAKSKSNKPNQRKKWRKSTIQLIPTPQPSSQPEIPEPIQKTENDSNEVANIPLKLPRAMRSAAAANGSNLLRERNSDQPEDSVGGNKEHELIVPKRVDEKENCNR, encoded by the exons ATGGAGAACTTGGACGGGAAATCAGCAGATTCTTCGCAATCTGTTCGTGTTGCTGTTAATATTAGGCCTTTGATTACACCGGAGCTTATGGTTGGATGTACTGATTGTATTACAGTTGTGCCTGGAGAACCTCAG GTTCAAATTGGATCTCATGTGTTCACATATGACAATGTGTACGGTAGTGCTGGATCGCCATGTTATGCATTATACGACGACTGTGTTGCTCCATTAGTTGATGCACTATTTCAGGGTTACAATGCCACTGTTCTGGCTTATGGACAG ACGGGGTCTGGAAAGACTTACACAATGGGAACAAATTATAGTGGCGAAGGAAGTAAGGATGGAGTTATACCGAAAGTaatggaaaatatatttaaaaaggtCAAGAAAATGGAGGATTCTACAGAATTCTTGATCAGAGTTTCATTTATTGAG ATATTCAAGGAAGAAGTGTTTGATTTGCTCGACGCAAATGCTTGCCCCAACACAAAGGCTGAAGGAACAAAGCCTTACGCTCCTCCGCGAGTTCCAATACAAATAAGAGAAACTGTGAATGGTGGGATTACGCTTGTTGGTGTCACTGAGGCCGAGGTTCGGACCACAGAAGAAATGACATCTCACTTGTCCTGTGGTTCCTTAGCACGTGCAACTGGAAGTACCAACATGAATAGTCAGTCAAG TCGATCACATGCCATCTTTACGATTACTATGgagcaaaagaaaaagccTAAGCGAGGCATGACTCATGATGATTCTTGTGACGACATTCTTTGTGCAAAGCTACATTTGGTGGATCTTGCAGGATCTGAAAGAGCAAAACGAACCGGTGCAGACGGCATGCGCTTTAAAGAAG gtGTTCACATCAACAAAGGCCTTTTGGCTCTTGGCAATGTCATAAGTGCGTTGGGAGACGAGAAGAAACGAAGAGAAGGGTGTCATGTTCCCTACCGTGATAGCAAATTAACACGTTTGCTACAG GATTCTCTTGGAGGCAACAGCAGAACGGTGATGATTG CTTGTGTTAGTCCTGCCGACTCAAATGCTGAGGAGACTCTGAACACGCTAAAATATGCTAATCGTGCTCgcaatattcaaaataaagcGGTT atcaACCGAGATCCTGTAGGAGCTCAGATACAGAAAATGCGAAGTCAAATTGAGCAGTTGCAAGCTGAGCTTTTATTCTACCGCGGTGATGCAGGTTTACCATATGAGGAGCTTCAG ATTCTAAAGCACAAAATATCATTACTTGAAGCAAGCAATGGTGAGTTGTTGCGGGAGCTTCAAGAACGCCGAGTCACTTGCGATCATTTGTCTCAACGTGCTATTGATGCTCag GTTGAAAAAGACAAGCTTGCCATGATAATTGAATCAGTGCGGAATGGAAAATCTTTAGATGAGATTGAATCCAACTTCGATAAG GATTGTGAATTAGTCAAGAGTtatgtttcaaaaattcaagagCTAGAAGGAGAGGTACTGCGTATGCAAAGCTTTAACAACCCAAAACTCAGTCGATATGCGGATCTAGTGGAGTCTGATGATGATAGGCCCAACTCTAGCAATATCTTATTTCCATGTTCAAATGAGTATTCGTCAGACTATGATACTAAAGCTGTAGATATTTCAG ATGGAATCGATGATCATGAGAAGGAGCTTGAGCATTCAACAATGCAAGAAAGATTGGATAGGGAGCTAAAAGAATTGGATAAGAAACTTGAGCAGAAGGAG GCTGAAATGAAACGGTTTTCTGGTGCGGATACCTCTGTTCTTAAACAACATTATGAAAAGAAGGTCCATGAACTGGAACAAGAAAAGAGAGCGTTACAG AAAGAGATCGAGGTACTCAAATGTAATCTTTCGAGCATATCTTCTACATCTGATGATGGTGCACAAAAGTTGAAGCAAGAATATCTTCAGAAGTTGAATTTCCTGGAAACCCAG GTCTCggagttgaagaagaaacaggaTGCACAGGCTCAAATATTGAGACAGAAACAAAAGAGTGATGAGGCAGCAAAAAGATTACTGGATGAGATCCACAGAATTAAGTCCCATAAG GTTCAACTTCAACACAAGATTAAACAAGAATCTGAGCAATTTAGACTATGGAAGGCTTCGAGAGAGAAGGAAGTTCTCCAG CTGAAAAAGGAGGGCAGGAGAAATGAATATGAGATGCATAAGCTCTTAGCTTTGAATCAAAGGCAGAAAATG GTCTTGCAACGAAAGACCGAAGAAGCTGCTCAGGCAACAAAAAGGCTTAAAGAACTTTTAGAATCTCGAAAGGCAGCACGCGAAACTTCCA GTGGCGGAGCAAATGGTCCTGGAATTCAG GCTTTAATGCAGAATATTGAGCATGAACTTGAAGTCACAGTAAGGGTGCATGAAGTTCGTTCTGAATATGAGCGGCAAATGGAAGA GAGGTCGAAGATGGCCAATGAATTGACGCGGCttaaggaggaagaagaattgaTTAGGGGAGCTAATTTAAG TGATTGTACTCGAACAATGTCACCTGGTGcaagaaattcaagaatttttgCTCTTGAGAACATGCTTGCTACGTCATCCAGCTCTCTGGTTTCTATGGCCTCACATTTATCAGAGGCAGAAGAACGTGAGCGCGTTCTTGGTGGCGGTAGGGGTCGTTGGCATCAAGTTCGCTCTCTTGTAGATGCAAAGAATATAATGAACTTTTTGATGAATTTAGCATCCTCTTCAAG atgtttGCTATGGGATAAAGAGTTTGCTTCTAGGGAGAAGGATTCAGAAATTAGAGAGTTGAAACAGAAAATAGTGAACCTTAGCGGCATGCTTAAGAAATCAGAAGCCCAAAAGGCTGAACTTATTCATCAG AACTCAGCTTTGAAGAAGCATTCCATGCGAAGCACTTCAGATCAGATAGATCAGATTAATAGTGGGGGACATAACTATAATTTACGCAAACAG GAGCAGCGGAGTTCTATCATTTTATTGGCAGACATGGATACCTCGGACTCAGATTACTCGGATCGTTATTCAGATGATAATGATGCCAATTACAATTGGGAGAAATCAATGAAACGACGACATACCAGAAAACAAATCATTAAAGCTAAGGGCCGTTCGAGTATGGACGTCTCAGATGACACAAACAATGCAAACAATGTAAACTTCAACTCGGATAGTTCTGGTGATGGGGTAGTTCGTGTGAGTGAGGCCACTACTGCTACCACTACTTGCTGCCTTTGCAGCAAATTCTCATCTTGCAAAACAACTAAGTGCCAGTGTAGAGCCAATGGTGGTGCGTGTGGCTTGTCATGTGGTTGCATTCCATCTAAGTGTTCAAACAGAGGCAGTATAAGCGAGCGGGACGAGTCGATGCAACCGGACTTAGTCGGGGATGTTGAAAATGCTACTGAAAATGGTGAAACCAATGAGGATGAGAGTCGTGACCTTGTTTCGAATGGTGCAAGGTTGCTTCAGAATGCATTGGCTGAGAGGCCAAGTGAGGCTCCTCCCGCTGAAGATGGTGGCGCAAAAAGAAAGCCTCTTTCAGACATAGGAAACACATTG GCGAAATCGAAGTCAAACAAGCCAAACCagagaaagaaatggagaaaatcTACAATTCAACTCATTCCTACACCACAACCATCTTCCCAACCAGAAATACCTGAGCCCATCCAGAAGACAGAGAACGACTCAAATGAGGTTGCCAACATCCCGTTGAAACTTCCCCGAGCGATGCgatccgccgccgccgccaatGGCAGCAACCTACTGAGGGAGAGGAACTCCGATCAGCCGGAAGATTCAGTTGGCGGGAACAAAGAACATGAACTTATTGTTCCAAAAAGAGTGGATGAAAAAGAGAACTGCAACCGTTAA
- the LOC111788230 gene encoding uncharacterized protein LOC111788230 produces the protein MENLMENSNRAEAERLLGIAEKLLQNRDFTGSKDFAILAQETEPLLDGSDQILAVVDVLLASEKRINNHNDWYSILQVERRSDDSDLIKKQYRKLALLLHPDKNKFPYADQAFKLVADSWAVLSDHSKKSLYDDELNLFDKMDLSEQNKLPVRRSQRSSGKKQQEFESNDSANADLSPNQRMKLSSFWTACPYCFVLFEYPRVYEGCCLRCQNCKRAFQAVLLPSLPPLVHGQEAYYCCWGFFPMGFSAQNPEKSEKGTETTPPAATFPNWMPPIFSTKPQENSRNGETTPLAAATTAGIERTAVNAPPVASTRIARGTGTSKKRGRPKKPSIAA, from the coding sequence ATGGAAAATTTGATGGAAAATTCTAATAGGGCTGAAGCTGAACGATTGCTTGGAATCGCTGAGAAACTCTTGCAAAATCGTGATTTTACCGGCTCCAAAGATTTTGCAATCTTAGCTCAAGAAACGGAGCCTCTTTTGGATGGTTCCGATCAGATCTTAGCTGTTGTGGATGTGTTGTTGGCGTCGGAGAAGAGAATCAATAACCACAATGATTGGTATTCGATTCTTCAGGTTGAACGGCGATCTGATGATTCAGATCTCATCAAGAAACAGTATCGGAAGCTTGCGTTACTTCTACATCCTGATAAGAATAAATTTCCTTATGCCGATCAAGCTTTCAAGCTGGTTGCAGATTCGTGGGCAGTATTGTCCGATCACTCGAAGAAATCGCTTTACGATGACGAGCTCAATCTCTTTGATAAGATGGATTTGTCGGAGCAGAACAAATTGCCCGTGCGCCGAAGCCAACGCTCCAGTGGGAAGAAGCAGCAAGAGTTTGAGAGCAACGACAGTGCCAACGCTGATCTATCTCCAAATCAGCGGATGAAATTATCGAGTTTCTGGACCGCATGCCCTTACTGTTTCGTACTATTCGAGTATCCTAGGGTTTACGAGGGCTGCTGTTTGCGGTGTCAGAATTGCAAGAGGGCATTTCAGGCAGTGTTGCTGCCGTCGCTTCCGCCGCTGGTTCACGGCCAAGAAGCCTACTATTGCTGCTGGGGATTCTTTCCGATGGGGTTTTCGGCTCAAAATCCCGAGAAAAGTGAGAAGGGCACCGAAACAACGCCGCCAGCAGCGACGTTCCCCAATTGGATGCCCCCAATATTCTCGACCAAGCCGCAAGAAAATAGTAGGAATGGAGAAACGACGCCCCTGGCGGCGGCAACCACGGCGGGTATAGAGAGAACGGCTGTGAATGCTCCTCCTGTTGCTAGCACTCGGATAGCGAGGGGCACTGGCACAAGTAAGAAGAGGGGCAGGCCAAAGAAACCTTCGATTGCAGCCTAA